A region of Candidatus Eisenbacteria bacterium DNA encodes the following proteins:
- a CDS encoding PTS sugar transporter subunit IIA has translation MLLSELLNPQAIELRLAAGSKREALVELVDLLERAHGIKSQGELLDRVLRRESMMSTGIGNGVAIPHGKARAVDRMVASCAIARNGIDFEAVDGEPVNLLILLVSPENVAAPHVRVLANISRLLREESVRGQLRDAANPDEFMAMLRAAEARHLHV, from the coding sequence ATGCTGCTGTCCGAACTCCTCAATCCACAGGCGATCGAGCTGCGCCTCGCGGCCGGATCCAAGCGCGAGGCGCTGGTCGAGCTGGTGGATCTGCTCGAGCGCGCGCACGGCATCAAGAGCCAGGGCGAACTCCTGGATCGCGTGCTGCGGCGCGAAAGCATGATGTCGACCGGCATCGGGAATGGAGTGGCGATTCCGCACGGCAAGGCGCGCGCGGTGGATCGCATGGTGGCTTCGTGCGCGATCGCGCGAAACGGCATCGACTTCGAGGCGGTGGACGGCGAGCCCGTGAACTTGCTGATCCTGCTCGTCTCGCCCGAGAACGTTGCGGCACCGCACGTGCGCGTGCTGGCGAACATCTCGCGACTCCTGCGGGAAGAATCGGTGCGCGGGCAGTTGAGAGACGCCGCGAACCCCGACGAATTCATGGCCATGCTACGCGCGGCCGAGGCGCGTCACCTGCACGTCTGA